Sequence from the Microbacterium sp. AZCO genome:
GCCGACGGCATCGAGGGCCTCGTGCACATCTCGGAGCTGTCGGGCAAGCACGTCGAGCTCGCCGAGCAGGTCGTCTCGGTCGGCGAAGAGGTCTTCGTGAAGATCATCGACATCGACCTCGAGCGTCGCCGCATCTCGCTCTCGCTCAAGCAGGCGAACGAGTCGGTCGACCCGCACGGCACCGAGTTCGACCCGGCCCTCTACGGCATGGTCACCGAGTACGACGAGCTCGGGGAGTACAAGTACCCCGAGGGCTTCGACCCGGAGACGAACGCCTGGCTCGAGGGCTTCGACGAGCAGCGCGAGAAGTGGGAGCAGGAGTACGCGGCTGCCCAGGCTCGCTGGGAGGCCCACAAGGCTGCCGTCGCCAAGGCCGCCGAGGCCGAGGCTGCGAACCCCATCGCCGACACCCCGTCGTCGTTCTCGTCCGACAGCGGCCCCTCGGGCACGCTCGCGGACGACGAGGCTCTCGCCGCTCTGCGCGAGAAGCTCTCGGGTCGCTGATCCAGCACTGATCCTCAGGGTCACGAAGGGCCGTCACCTCCGGGTGGCGGCCCTTCGCCGTTCTCACGTCCAGCTCCCAGGGTGCGCCTCGCCGCCCGGGCGTACCCTTTTCCCATGGGTACCCGGCAGACGCCCTGGTCTCCCGTGCGGCGGGTCTCGGTCGCCGGCGCGGCGGTGCTGGTCGCGGTCGTGGCCGCCGCTGTCGTCATCCCGACGATGGCCGAGGCGCGCGTCGATCTTCCCGACAAGACGCCGGCCGAGCTGTTGCAGTTCGCCGCCGCCGGCGACGTGACCGCGATGACGGGCACGATCGAGCAGTCGTCGGATCTCGGCTTGCCCGACCTCTCCGCGATCGCGGGTGGCTCGTCCTCCGCGAAGGATTCGACGGCCGGTCTGTCCGACGCGCTCGACCTGCTGACGGGCTCGCACACCGCCAAGGTGTATCTCGACGGCGACAAGGCGCGGCTGCAGGTGCTCGACCGCCTGGCCGAGCGCGATGTGTACGTCGATCACGCGGCGAAGCAGGGGTGGTTCGTCGACTCCGAGACCAAGACCGCGACGCGCTACACCGTGAGCGGCGATCCGTCCTCGTCGGCGCCCGAGCCTCGCGCGACCGTCGAGACTCCGCAGCAGCTGCTCGACGACGCCCTCGCGAAGCTCGACGACTCCACCGACATCTCGGTCGGCACCGATGGGCGCGTCGCGGGACGGGACGCGTACGAGCTCGTCCTCGCGCCCAAGGATGCGCAGAGCCTCATCGGCGAGGTGCGCTTCGCGATCGACGGCGAGACCGGCGCCGCCCTCTCGGCATCCATCACCGCGCGCGGTGCGGATCAGCCGGCGTTCGACGTCGCATTCACGCAGGTCGCGTTCTCGGCGCCCGACGCCGCGACCCTCACGTACAGGCCCGCCCCGGGATTCACCGTCGAGGAGAAGACCCTCACCGTCTCCGAGCACGAGGCCCAGGGCTCGGCGCCACCCGCCGCGCAGCGACCCGTCGTGCACGGAGAGGGCTGGACGGCGGTCGTCGAGCTCCCGCCCGCCGACAGCGCGCCGACGGGCGAGAGCGCCGCGATGCTCGACACGCTCACCCGCCCCGTGTCGGGCGGACGCGTGCTGGAGACGGCGCTCGTCACGGTGTTCTTCGCCGACGACGGGCGCGTCTTCGCCGGCGCCGTCGGACCCGACAGCCTCGCGCAGGTCGCGGCCGGCGGCTGAACCCGGTGACCGACCTCGCGATCCAGACCTCGGATCTGACCAAGCGCTTCGGTGCGCAGACCGCGGTCGACGCCGTCGCGCTCGATGTGCCGCACGGCGCCGTCTTCGGATTCCTCGGGCCGAACGGGTCGGGCAAGACCACGACGATCCGGATGCTCCTGGGCCTCGTCCGACCGACAGCCGGCGAGGCCCGCGTCCTGGGGCGGAGCGTCCCCGATGCGCTGCAGGTCGTGCTCCCGCGCGTCGGTGCGCTCGTCGAGGGACCGGCGTTCGCACCGTTCCTCACGGGTCGGCAGAACCTGCGCCGATTCGACGCGGCGGCCCGGCACACGGCCTCCGGCACCCGCCGTCGACGCGTGGACGAGGCGCTCGAGCGCGTGGGCCTCACCACCGCGGCCGACAAGAGGGTGCACGCCTACTCGCTGGGCATGAAGCAGCGGCTCGGCATCGCGAACGCGCTCCTCATGCCCCGGGAGCTGCTCGTGCTGGACGAGCCGACGAACGGACTCGACCCTCAGGGCACGCGTGAGGTGCGCAGCCTCATCCGCGCCCTCGCCGCCGAGGGATCGACCGTCTTCGTCTCCAGCCACCTCCTCGCGGAGGTCGAGCAGGTGTGCACGCACGTCGGGGTCATGAGTGCGGGCCGGCTCGTCGCGTCCGGCACCCTCGACGAGCTGCGGCGCGGCGACGGCAGGGGGTGCGTGCAGGTGCAGACCCCCGACGTCGCGCGTGCCCGTGAGGTCCTCGAGAGGGCGGGGATCAGGACGATGGATGCCGCACCCTCCACGCTCACCGGCGCGCTCGTCCCCGACGGGCCCGAGCCCGAGGAGATCGTCGCGGCGCTCGTGCGGGCCGAGGTGCGCGTGCGCGGGTTCGCCGTCGAGCGTGCGAGCCTCGAGGACCGGTTCGTCGAGCTGACCGGGCAGGGCTTCGATGTCGTCGCGTGAGGTCGCAGAGCCGGCGACGGCCGACGCGGATCCGGTGCGCGAGGCGCGGGGGAGCGGCATCCCGGGCCTTCTCGCCAGTGAGCTCGCGACGCTCTTCCGACGCGTGCGCACGTGGGCGATGCTCGGCGCGCTGGCGCTCATCCCCGTTCTGCTGGGCGTCGCCGTGCGGATCGCGGGAGGGACGCGTGCAGGCCACGGTCCGCCGTTCCTCGATCAGATCACGGACAACGGCGTCTTCGTCGGCCTCGCGGCGCTGACGGTCGCCATCCCGCTGTTCCTCCCCCTCACGGTCAGTGTCGTCGCGGGCGACGCGATCGCCGGCGAGGCGAGCCTCGGAACCCTCCGGTACCTCCTCGTCGCGCCGTCGGGCCGGGTCGCGCTGCTCGTCGTCAAGTACGTGGTGGTGGCGGTCTTCTGCATCGTCGCGACCTTCGTGGTGGTCGCCGTCGGCGTCGTGGTCGGCTCGATCCTCTTCGGCGCGGGGCCGCTGACGCTCCTGAGCGGGACGCAGGTGAGTCTCGCCGAGGGACTCGCCCGATCGCTCGCCATCGTCGCGTACGTGTCGGTGTCGATGGTGGGTCTCGCCGCGATCGGGCTCTTCCTGTCGACCGTCACGACCGTGCCCGTCGGGGCCATGGCGGCGACCGCGATCCTTGCGGTCGCCGCGCAGATCGTGGGGCAGATCCCGCAGCTGTCGGCTCTGCATCCGTACCTCTTCACGGATCGGTGGCTCGACTTCGGAGACCTGCTGCGCTCGCCCATCTCCTGGGACTCCTTCGTCGAGAACGCGCTGCTGCAGGCGGTCTGGATCGTCGTCGCGGGAGCCCTCGCGATCTGGCGGTTCACGACCCGTGACGTGCTGACGTAGCCCCGCGGCGGGATGTCGGGGCCCGCTCGTACAGTCTCCCTGTGTCTTTCGATCGTGATCACTGCCTCGTGGCGGATGGATGCCGCGGCCCGGTGCCGCCCGATGCTCCGCTGCCGCTGTGCGAGAGGCATCTCGCGGTGGCGGCCGACTGGGCCGCATCGGCGTTCGGACTGACCGACACGCTGCCCGCGCCGTGCCGGCTCTGCGGGTCGAGGCTCGGCATCCAGTACCCCTCCGGGTGGCTCTGCGCCACCTGCGAGTGGCGCTTCGGCGAGGTCGTCGACGGCGAGCTGCCTCCTCCCCGCGTCGACGTCGTCTACTACCTCGCCTATGCCGACCGTGTGAAGATCGGGACGACGGCCAACCCCCGCCGGCGGTTCACCGCCATCTGGCACGACGACCTGCTCGCGCTCGAGCGGGGCGACCGCCGGCTCGAGCGACATCGGCACGAGCAGTTCGCCGCCGACCGGTTCGGCACGAGCGAGTGGTTCGCCCGGTCGCCCGCCCTCGACGCGCACATCGAGGCGGTGCGCGGAGGAGGGGAGCCATGGGACGCCTACGCGCGCTGGGTGAGCGAAGCGGTGGCCCTGCAGAGCTGACGACCCGGTGGGCGGCGTGCCGACGCATCCACAGCGCGTTCGAAGCCACGCGATATAGCGTGAGGAGTCCCCATCGATCACGGAGGACACTCATGGGATTCCTGGACCGTCTGTTCGGCAGCAGCAACACCGGCCGTCAGGTTCCGCCCGTTCCGCAGTACCCCTATGGCGCGGCGCCGCAGCCCGGCCAGCCCGCGTACGGTCAGGCGGGACAGCCCGCGTACGGCCAGCCGGGGCAGCCCGCGTACGGCCAGCCCGCGTACACCCAGGGGATGCAGCCGCCGAAGAGCGAGGACGAGCTCGCGATCGAGCGCTACCGCTATCTGCTGCGGACGGCGCCGCCCCAGACGATCGAGCAGGTGCACGCCGAAGCGTTCGCGAAGCTCTCGCCGAACCAGCGTCAGCAGGTGCTCGCCGAGCTCAAGGCGGGCCTCCCGCCCTACGAGCAGCCGCAGGGGAGCGACCCTCAGAGCCTCGCGCGCGCCGCCACGCGCGCCGAGTACCGCAACCCCGGCTTCATGGAGCGCACGCTCGGCCGCGGCCCGTCCGGCTTCGGGTCGGCGATGGGCGGCTCGCTGTTCGGCACGATCACCGGATTCGTGATCGGCTCGGCGCTCGTGAGCTCGTTCATGGCGCCGGGCTTCGCCTACGACGCCGGCTACCAGGACGGCGCGACGGATGCCTCCGGAGCCGATGGCGGCACGGATGCAGGCGCTGGTGCGGGCGCGGGCGCGGACGCCTCGGCGTGGGGCGACTCCGGCTCGGGCTGGGGAGGCGACGGCGGCGGATTCGGCGACTTCGGCGGGGGAGACTTCGGCGGGGGCGACTTCGGGTTCTGACGCCCCGCGCGCGGGGCGTGGAACGTGGCATCCTCGTTCCATGCCCCTCATCGCGCTCACGGGCGGGATCGCCTCGGGAAAGTCCACGATCGCCGGTCGACTCGCCGAACGCGGAGCGGTCGTCGTCGACGCCGACGCGATCGTGCGCGACGTCCAGCAGCCCGGGTCGCCGGTGCTCGCCGACATCGCGGCGGAGTTCGGTCCGCACATGATCCGCTCCGACGGCTCGCTCGACCGCGCGAGGCTCGGCTCCCGCGTCTTCGGCGACGACGACGCCGTGAAGCGCCTCAACGCGATCGTGCACCCCGCCGTGCGACTCGAGTCGGCCCGCCGGTTCGCCGAGGCGTTCGCCGCCGACCCCGACGCCGTCGTCGTCTACGACGTGCCGCTGCTCGTCGAAGCGCGCGTCGACGACCCATGGCAGCTGATCGTCGTCGCGCACGCTCCCGCCGAGGTGCGCACGTGCCGGCTGGTCGAGCTGCGCGACATGAGCGAGGCGGATGCCGCGGCCCGCATCGCTTCGCAGGTCTCGGACGATGCGCGCCTCGCCGTCGCCGACGTCGTGATCGACACGACAGGCTCGCTCGAGGACACGCTCCGCCAGACCGACGACCTCTGGGATCGACTGCCCGAGCACCTCGCCGCGCGCTCCGCCCGCTGACCCCCGGGGCCGCAGGATCGAAACGGTCGGGCATCCGCCCCTCGCGAACGCCGGCCCCGGTGTCGGAGGCCCCGCCTACCCTGGATGAGTGCAGACCACCCGATCCGTGAGGCCCTTCGAGGTCATCAGCGAATACGCGCCGAGCGGCGACCAGCCGCAGGCGATCGCAGAGCTCGCGGCCCGCATCAACGCGGGTGAGACCGACGTCGTGCTGCTCGGCGCCACCGGCACCGGCAAGTCCGCGACGACGGCCTGGCTCGTCGAAGCCGTCCAGCGGCCGACGCTCGTGCTCGCGCACAACAAGACCCTCGCGGCGCAGCTCGCGAACGAGTTCCGCGAGCTCATGCCCAACAACGCCGTCGAGTACTTCGTCAGCTATTACGACTACTACCAGCCCGAGGCCTACGTCCCGCAGACCGATACGTTCATCGAGAAGGACTCCTCGATCAACGCCGAGGTCGAGCGCCTCCGCCACTCGACGACGAACTCCCTCCTGAGCCGGCGCGACGTCATCGTCGTGAGCACCGTCTCCTGCATCTACGGCCTGGGCTCGCCCGAGGAGTACCTCCGGGCGATGGTCGCGCTGCAGGTGGGGGAGCGGTACGACCGCGACGCGCTCATCCGCAAGTTCATCGCGATGCAGTACAACCGCAACGACGTCGACTTCTCGCGCGGCAACTTCCGCGTCCGCGGCGACACGATCGAGATCATCCCGGTGTACGAGGAGTACGCGATCCGCGTCGAGATGTTCGGCGACGAGATCGAGGGGCTGTACATGCTGCATCCGCTCACGGGCGATGTCGTGCAGCGCCTCGAGGCGGTGCCGATCTTCCCGGCGACGCACTACGCGGCCGGCACCGAGACGGTGCAGCGCGCGATCGGCACGATCGAGCACGAGCTCGAAGAGCGGCTCAAAGAGCTCGAGAGCCAGAACAAGCTCCTCGAGGCCCAGCGACTCCGCATGCGCACGACCTTCGACCTCGAGATGCTGCAGCAGCTCGGCTTCTGCTCGGGCATCGAGAACTACTCGCGCCACCTCGACGGCCGCATGCCCGGCGAGCCCCCGCACACTCTGCTCGACTTCTTCCCCGACGACTTCCTCATGGTCATCGACGAGTCGCACGTGACGGTCCCGCAGATCGGCGCCATGTACGAAGGGGATGCCTCGCGCAAGCGCACGCTCGTGGAACACGGCTTCCGCCTCCCCAGTGCGCTCGACAACCGTCCGCTCCGCTGGGACGAGTTCAAGGAGCGCATCGGCCAGACCGTCTACCTCTCCGCGACGCCCGGCCGCTACGAGATGGGCATCGCCGACGGTGTCGTGGAGCAGATCATCCGCCCGACGGGTCTCATCGATCCGCAGATCGTGGTCAAGCCGTCGAAGGGTCAGATCGACGATCTGCTCGAGGAGATCCGCATCCGCGCCGAGCGCGACGAGCGCGTTCTCGTCACGACGCTCACGAAGAAGATGGCCGAAGAGCTCACCGACTTCCTCGGTGAGCACGGCGTCCGCGTGCGCTACCTGCACTCCGACGTCGACACGCTCCGCCGCGTCGAACTGCTCACCGAGTTGCGGGCCGGCGTTTACGACGTGCTCGTCGGCATCAACCTCCTCCGCGAGGGCCT
This genomic interval carries:
- a CDS encoding ABC transporter ATP-binding protein; translation: MTDLAIQTSDLTKRFGAQTAVDAVALDVPHGAVFGFLGPNGSGKTTTIRMLLGLVRPTAGEARVLGRSVPDALQVVLPRVGALVEGPAFAPFLTGRQNLRRFDAAARHTASGTRRRRVDEALERVGLTTAADKRVHAYSLGMKQRLGIANALLMPRELLVLDEPTNGLDPQGTREVRSLIRALAAEGSTVFVSSHLLAEVEQVCTHVGVMSAGRLVASGTLDELRRGDGRGCVQVQTPDVARAREVLERAGIRTMDAAPSTLTGALVPDGPEPEEIVAALVRAEVRVRGFAVERASLEDRFVELTGQGFDVVA
- a CDS encoding ABC transporter permease, with translation MSSREVAEPATADADPVREARGSGIPGLLASELATLFRRVRTWAMLGALALIPVLLGVAVRIAGGTRAGHGPPFLDQITDNGVFVGLAALTVAIPLFLPLTVSVVAGDAIAGEASLGTLRYLLVAPSGRVALLVVKYVVVAVFCIVATFVVVAVGVVVGSILFGAGPLTLLSGTQVSLAEGLARSLAIVAYVSVSMVGLAAIGLFLSTVTTVPVGAMAATAILAVAAQIVGQIPQLSALHPYLFTDRWLDFGDLLRSPISWDSFVENALLQAVWIVVAGALAIWRFTTRDVLT
- a CDS encoding GIY-YIG nuclease family protein; this encodes MSFDRDHCLVADGCRGPVPPDAPLPLCERHLAVAADWAASAFGLTDTLPAPCRLCGSRLGIQYPSGWLCATCEWRFGEVVDGELPPPRVDVVYYLAYADRVKIGTTANPRRRFTAIWHDDLLALERGDRRLERHRHEQFAADRFGTSEWFARSPALDAHIEAVRGGGEPWDAYARWVSEAVALQS
- the coaE gene encoding dephospho-CoA kinase; amino-acid sequence: MPLIALTGGIASGKSTIAGRLAERGAVVVDADAIVRDVQQPGSPVLADIAAEFGPHMIRSDGSLDRARLGSRVFGDDDAVKRLNAIVHPAVRLESARRFAEAFAADPDAVVVYDVPLLVEARVDDPWQLIVVAHAPAEVRTCRLVELRDMSEADAAARIASQVSDDARLAVADVVIDTTGSLEDTLRQTDDLWDRLPEHLAARSAR
- the uvrB gene encoding excinuclease ABC subunit UvrB, with the translated sequence MQTTRSVRPFEVISEYAPSGDQPQAIAELAARINAGETDVVLLGATGTGKSATTAWLVEAVQRPTLVLAHNKTLAAQLANEFRELMPNNAVEYFVSYYDYYQPEAYVPQTDTFIEKDSSINAEVERLRHSTTNSLLSRRDVIVVSTVSCIYGLGSPEEYLRAMVALQVGERYDRDALIRKFIAMQYNRNDVDFSRGNFRVRGDTIEIIPVYEEYAIRVEMFGDEIEGLYMLHPLTGDVVQRLEAVPIFPATHYAAGTETVQRAIGTIEHELEERLKELESQNKLLEAQRLRMRTTFDLEMLQQLGFCSGIENYSRHLDGRMPGEPPHTLLDFFPDDFLMVIDESHVTVPQIGAMYEGDASRKRTLVEHGFRLPSALDNRPLRWDEFKERIGQTVYLSATPGRYEMGIADGVVEQIIRPTGLIDPQIVVKPSKGQIDDLLEEIRIRAERDERVLVTTLTKKMAEELTDFLGEHGVRVRYLHSDVDTLRRVELLTELRAGVYDVLVGINLLREGLDLPEVSLVSILDADKEGFLRSGTSLIQTIGRAARNVSGEVHMYADTITDSMHNAIEETNRRRDKQIAYNLENGIDPQPLRKRIADITEVLAREASDTDRMLRGKAAAKTKSGKGKSPTPQLRREGIAAEGAEQLEATIADLSDQMLAAAGELKFELAARLRDEVQDLKRELRAMERAGHA